The Marinilongibacter aquaticus genome has a window encoding:
- a CDS encoding alginate export family protein — protein MKKYIYLQFLLLLAGICWGQTAWGQFKLSAEIRPRTEFRNGFKTPRSEGDKPAIFTEQRSRLYFDYAQEKYKIRVALQDIRFWGQTAQVFKQEAGTTFLSEAWGELQLSPNFSVKAGRQIISYDNQRFLGGLEWAQQGRRHDALLLKYKNEEKQTALDLGLAFNADQDVAEPAFIQSPGASYYSVNGNYKSLQYAWFHRDFAKAKLSLLALNSGTQNPDSTLSNKQTLGIVASRNWGRITLATDSYYQTGQANHQKVNAFLLGLSASLQTKWTPITLGYEWVSGKSNTSQSGKTTAFSPDYGTNHMHNGFMDYFYVGPANGNVGVKDLYIKTSFNIGKGKLAAHGHQFSTGSVQQSENKGELKSNMGTEIDLVFSQNFGKDVKLDVGFSQLFASGTLLTLRGKSEKSNNWAWIMLTFKPTLFQTEH, from the coding sequence ATGAAAAAATACATATACCTTCAATTTTTGCTCCTTCTTGCCGGCATCTGCTGGGGGCAAACCGCTTGGGGTCAATTTAAACTTTCGGCTGAAATTCGCCCAAGAACCGAGTTCAGGAATGGCTTTAAAACGCCACGATCGGAAGGCGACAAGCCCGCCATTTTTACCGAACAGAGAAGTCGGCTCTACTTCGATTACGCCCAAGAAAAATACAAAATACGGGTGGCACTTCAAGACATTCGTTTCTGGGGGCAAACCGCCCAAGTTTTTAAACAGGAAGCGGGCACTACCTTTTTGAGTGAAGCTTGGGGAGAGCTGCAATTAAGCCCCAATTTTTCGGTAAAAGCCGGAAGGCAAATTATTTCCTACGATAACCAACGCTTTCTGGGCGGCCTAGAGTGGGCCCAACAAGGTCGCAGGCACGACGCCCTGCTTTTGAAATACAAAAATGAAGAAAAGCAAACCGCCCTCGACTTGGGCTTGGCCTTCAATGCAGACCAAGATGTGGCCGAACCTGCTTTCATCCAAAGTCCGGGAGCAAGTTACTATTCGGTAAACGGCAACTACAAAAGCCTGCAATACGCATGGTTTCACCGCGACTTTGCCAAAGCCAAGCTTTCTCTTTTGGCACTCAATAGCGGCACCCAAAACCCCGACTCCACCCTTTCGAACAAACAGACTTTAGGCATCGTGGCTTCACGCAATTGGGGCCGCATTACACTGGCTACCGATTCGTATTACCAAACGGGGCAGGCCAATCACCAGAAGGTAAATGCCTTTTTGCTTGGCCTAAGTGCAAGCCTGCAAACCAAGTGGACACCCATCACTTTGGGCTACGAGTGGGTTTCGGGCAAAAGCAACACAAGCCAGTCTGGCAAAACAACAGCCTTTAGCCCAGATTACGGCACAAACCATATGCACAATGGCTTTATGGATTATTTTTATGTAGGCCCAGCGAACGGGAATGTGGGCGTAAAAGACCTGTACATCAAAACCAGTTTCAACATAGGGAAAGGCAAACTTGCTGCCCACGGCCATCAATTTTCCACCGGGTCGGTCCAGCAAAGCGAAAACAAAGGAGAGCTGAAAAGCAACATGGGCACAGAAATCGACCTTGTGTTTTCTCAGAATTTCGGAAAGGACGTAAAGTTGGATGTGGGATTCTCACAGCTGTTTGCGAGCGGAACATTACTGACACTTCGGGGAAAAAGCGAAAAATCGAACAATTGGGCGTGGATTATGCTCACGTTTAAGCCTACACTTTTCCAAACGGAGCATTAG
- a CDS encoding phosphatidylserine decarboxylase family protein, translating into MTLHKEGTATILITLVSTALVYMILRYFLPEQNLIHAAWLVVSAVLLLIVLQFFRKPKRLIERNEKYILAPADGKVVVIEDTVEDEYFKGPRKQISIFMSPVNVHINFNPISGLVKYFRYHPGKYLVAWHPKSSTENERSTIVVEHKNGVEILFRQVAGALARRLVWYVEEGKPVTQGNEFGFIKFGSRIDVYLPLETKVLCQIDDKTVGGKTVIAEF; encoded by the coding sequence ATGACACTTCACAAAGAAGGTACAGCCACAATCCTGATCACTTTAGTAAGCACCGCTCTGGTGTATATGATTTTGCGATATTTTTTGCCCGAACAAAATCTGATTCATGCGGCTTGGCTTGTGGTCAGTGCTGTTTTGCTGCTGATTGTGTTGCAATTTTTCCGTAAGCCCAAACGGCTGATCGAACGCAATGAAAAGTATATTTTGGCTCCTGCGGATGGGAAGGTAGTTGTGATAGAAGACACCGTAGAAGACGAGTATTTCAAAGGGCCCAGAAAACAGATCAGTATTTTTATGTCTCCCGTGAATGTGCACATCAATTTCAACCCTATTTCGGGTTTGGTGAAATATTTCAGGTATCATCCAGGGAAATATTTGGTGGCCTGGCATCCCAAATCGAGCACAGAAAATGAACGCAGCACGATTGTGGTCGAGCATAAAAACGGAGTGGAAATCCTTTTTAGGCAAGTGGCCGGAGCTTTGGCTCGTCGCTTGGTTTGGTACGTGGAAGAAGGGAAGCCTGTGACGCAAGGCAACGAGTTCGGTTTTATAAAATTTGGTTCGCGAATAGATGTTTACCTTCCCTTAGAGACCAAGGTGCTTTGTCAGATTGATGACAAAACGGTTGGAGGTAAAACTGTCATTGCAGAATTTTAA
- a CDS encoding NarK family nitrate/nitrite MFS transporter, translating into MTAVDFKGRAKKLNIFSFAAPHMRTFHITWFSFFLCFFGWFGIAPLMAVVRDELHLSKAEIGNTIIASVAITVIARLLIGWLCDKIGPRITYTALLIIGAFPVMLIGLSDSYATFLVFRLMIGVIGASFVITQYHTSVMFAPNIVGTANATSAGWGNLGGGVTQMVMPLIFAGFVGLGYTQSSAWRLAMVVPGVIMLIMAAVYYFGTKDTPQGNFKDIDRSKEKADKDGSFLKAVSDYRVWALFLIYGACFGIELTVNNIMAIYYKDQFGLSLASAGMIAGLFGLMNIFARSLGGYFGDKAGIKSGLKGRVRFLFFVLFFEGLALLLFSQMSVLPIAIATMIVFSLFVQMSEGATFSVVPFINRKAIGSVSGIVGAGGNAGAVMAGFLFKSESISYQEALFYLGVVVTAVSFLSFVVRFSSANEAEVKQDMEITSTEPALA; encoded by the coding sequence ATGACAGCAGTAGACTTTAAAGGCAGAGCAAAAAAACTCAACATTTTCAGTTTTGCAGCTCCACATATGCGAACCTTTCACATCACCTGGTTCTCATTTTTCCTTTGCTTCTTTGGCTGGTTTGGCATTGCCCCGCTTATGGCTGTGGTTCGCGACGAATTGCACTTAAGCAAAGCCGAAATTGGCAATACAATCATTGCTTCCGTCGCAATCACGGTAATTGCACGCCTGCTCATCGGCTGGCTATGCGACAAGATTGGCCCACGGATCACCTACACCGCCCTTTTGATCATTGGGGCCTTTCCCGTAATGCTCATCGGCCTTTCCGATTCCTACGCCACCTTTTTGGTCTTTCGTTTAATGATCGGCGTAATCGGAGCCTCCTTTGTCATCACACAGTACCATACCTCGGTAATGTTTGCCCCCAATATTGTGGGTACGGCAAATGCCACCTCAGCAGGCTGGGGAAACCTTGGTGGCGGAGTGACTCAAATGGTCATGCCCTTAATTTTCGCCGGTTTTGTAGGCTTGGGCTATACACAATCTTCAGCATGGCGTTTGGCCATGGTCGTTCCCGGGGTAATCATGCTTATTATGGCTGCGGTATACTATTTCGGCACAAAAGACACGCCACAAGGCAATTTCAAAGACATCGACAGGTCGAAAGAAAAGGCAGACAAAGACGGCAGTTTCTTAAAAGCCGTTTCAGACTACAGGGTTTGGGCTCTGTTCCTTATTTATGGAGCTTGCTTCGGCATAGAACTGACGGTAAACAATATCATGGCCATTTATTATAAAGATCAATTTGGCCTTTCGCTGGCCAGTGCGGGGATGATCGCGGGCCTATTTGGCCTTATGAACATATTTGCCCGCTCTTTGGGTGGATATTTTGGCGACAAAGCGGGCATTAAATCCGGACTAAAGGGCCGTGTTCGTTTCCTGTTCTTTGTCTTGTTTTTCGAAGGCTTGGCCTTGCTACTCTTTTCGCAAATGTCGGTGCTGCCAATAGCCATTGCCACCATGATCGTATTCAGCTTGTTCGTGCAAATGTCTGAAGGAGCCACCTTTTCTGTTGTACCCTTCATCAACCGAAAGGCAATCGGCTCGGTTTCTGGTATTGTAGGAGCAGGCGGAAATGCCGGAGCCGTAATGGCTGGCTTCCTTTTCAAATCTGAAAGCATCAGCTACCAAGAAGCCCTATTCTATCTCGGCGTGGTGGTCACGGCCGTTTCTTTTCTCAGTTTCGTGGTGCGATTCTCATCGGCAAACGAGGCCGAAGTGAAACAAGATATGGAAATCACCAGCACTGAACCCGCCCTGGCCTAA
- a CDS encoding DinB family protein → MEKEILLEMLRQNRETTRYAFEAVEEGNLRFRLNEDTASVGFIYRHAGETMHLLATFLGLPTDVQNTTMGFVDTGAVYGIKRSKELVNSGFEKLETLIHDTPEGEWLQKVETPFFGTVSKARILGHILFHNSHHAGQISLTLKRGR, encoded by the coding sequence ATGGAAAAGGAAATTTTGTTGGAAATGCTGAGGCAAAATCGGGAAACTACTCGCTACGCATTTGAAGCGGTGGAGGAAGGTAATCTTCGGTTTCGTTTGAATGAGGATACGGCTTCAGTAGGTTTTATTTATAGGCATGCGGGCGAAACCATGCACCTGCTGGCAACCTTTTTGGGGCTACCAACAGATGTCCAAAATACAACGATGGGTTTCGTTGATACTGGAGCGGTTTACGGTATTAAAAGAAGCAAGGAATTGGTGAATTCTGGTTTTGAGAAATTGGAAACATTAATACACGATACGCCCGAAGGTGAATGGCTTCAAAAGGTGGAAACTCCCTTTTTCGGTACAGTCAGCAAGGCCCGCATTTTGGGGCACATCCTCTTTCACAATTCGCACCATGCCGGGCAAATTTCCCTTACTTTGAAACGCGGCCGTTGA
- a CDS encoding rubredoxin codes for MRDGFQTIRINFLGGIASPGELRDLLLAMRSCEVSRVRFGLRQQLLFRMSVLHEKNFSQRMKTLNQRFSVDKNTHPNIVSSYVSEEVFQTGNWLSEGIYKDVFDSFDRNPELKVNISDAEQSFTPFFSGHINFISSAQANFWHLYVRKPKTNSLLSYDKLIFSNEIGAVSAKIEENILNGNSDCFEDLVLGISSKAKQTLKLPKFSLPYYEGFNRYGKKSWLGIYKRDEYFSISFLIDLCTLCINTKIGEICLSPWKSIIVKNINEKDRKKWSALLAQHDINVRHAANELNWQVEDNSTAALKLKMKLARYFNKKDLRTFGICLGIKTLPKTEVFASILVTQRSLKALPIFKVYDITYTTDYDPNGREVAFYAKSILPFQLKSRLRKSILEFNTHIAGKPLSEKIETPDISERPSQIKTVQQCPNCLAVYDPEFGDILNDISPGVPFEELPTEHRCPICETEKQAFKIISLELAQG; via the coding sequence ATGAGAGACGGATTTCAAACCATACGGATCAATTTTCTTGGCGGAATCGCCTCGCCCGGCGAACTGAGAGACCTGCTGCTGGCCATGCGAAGCTGCGAGGTAAGCCGGGTACGTTTCGGCCTTCGGCAACAATTGCTTTTCAGGATGTCGGTATTACACGAAAAGAATTTCAGCCAACGTATGAAAACCCTAAACCAAAGGTTTTCGGTTGATAAAAATACGCATCCGAACATTGTCAGTTCCTACGTTTCGGAAGAAGTTTTCCAAACGGGCAATTGGCTGAGCGAAGGCATTTATAAAGATGTGTTCGATTCCTTTGACAGGAACCCCGAATTGAAGGTAAACATTTCGGATGCCGAACAGAGTTTCACGCCATTCTTCTCGGGCCACATCAATTTCATTTCGTCCGCTCAAGCCAACTTTTGGCATTTGTATGTTCGCAAACCCAAAACCAATTCGCTACTGAGCTACGATAAACTCATTTTTTCAAACGAAATAGGTGCCGTATCCGCCAAAATTGAAGAAAATATCCTCAATGGAAATTCAGATTGTTTCGAAGACCTTGTTTTGGGCATTAGCTCAAAAGCCAAGCAAACCCTCAAACTCCCGAAATTTTCACTTCCGTATTACGAGGGCTTCAATCGATATGGAAAAAAATCATGGCTGGGCATTTATAAAAGAGACGAATATTTCAGCATTTCTTTCCTGATCGACCTTTGCACCCTGTGCATCAACACAAAAATCGGGGAAATATGCCTAAGCCCTTGGAAGTCGATAATCGTCAAAAACATCAACGAAAAAGACCGAAAAAAATGGAGTGCATTGCTTGCTCAGCACGACATCAATGTGCGGCATGCCGCCAATGAACTCAATTGGCAAGTAGAAGACAACTCGACGGCAGCCCTAAAACTCAAAATGAAACTCGCCCGTTATTTCAACAAAAAAGACCTCCGCACCTTCGGCATTTGCCTTGGCATAAAAACCTTGCCCAAAACGGAAGTTTTCGCTTCGATTCTGGTGACCCAAAGAAGCCTAAAAGCACTCCCCATTTTCAAAGTTTACGACATTACATATACAACCGATTACGATCCGAATGGCCGAGAAGTAGCTTTTTACGCCAAATCGATTTTGCCTTTTCAGCTGAAAAGTCGCCTACGGAAATCCATTCTGGAATTCAATACACATATTGCCGGAAAACCGCTTTCCGAAAAAATTGAGACTCCGGATATTTCAGAAAGACCATCGCAAATCAAAACGGTACAACAATGCCCCAATTGTTTGGCCGTTTACGATCCCGAGTTTGGCGACATCTTGAACGATATTTCACCGGGAGTCCCCTTTGAAGAACTCCCTACAGAGCACCGTTGCCCGATTTGCGAGACAGAAAAGCAGGCATTCAAAATCATTTCGCTCGAATTGGCCCAGGGCTAA